In Hevea brasiliensis isolate MT/VB/25A 57/8 chromosome 13, ASM3005281v1, whole genome shotgun sequence, a single genomic region encodes these proteins:
- the LOC131172024 gene encoding uncharacterized protein LOC131172024 — MAILRGSGYDVTMGLLQLTLVAVAKSDIHIASLFNMIASLLNVVGASCKCRDILRESQATEVFEALKTSEMISYRRLNQETSLKRATDAHWGSHYGTILNLINMSSTVVEILNSIVKDDTNSEQRAEAYGLLEVIQSFDFIFSLHLMKEKMIRLAQFYPCDFSSTELMALNNQLETYIIDVCSNDEFSTIRGIGGFAQKFVQTKKNLAYPLVYLFVKLALILHVATASVERAFSTMKTVKIRLQNWMRDQLLNDSLITYIEKDVFDSIDNKAIMQRFQKMKTHREYPLVYLFVKLALILHVATASVERAFSTMKIVKIRLQNWMRDQLLNDSLITYTEKDIFDSINNKAIMQRFQKMKTHREQL, encoded by the exons ATGGCAATATTACGAGGCTCAGGTTACGATGTTACGATGGGGCTA CTTCAATTAACCCTTGTTGCTGTTGCAAAAAGCGATATTCATATTGCATCACTTTTTAATATGATTGCTAGTTTGTTGAATGTTGTTGGAGCCTCATGTAAATGTCGAGATATTCTTCGAGAAAGTCAAGCCACTGAAGTTTTTGAGGCATTAAAAACTAGTGAAATGATAAGTTAtcgtagattaaatcaagaaactaGTCTTAAAAGAGCAACAGATGCACATTGGGGTTCACATTATGGTACAATTCTAAATTTGATCAACATGTCGTCAACTGTGGTAGAGATACTTAATAGTATTGTTAAGGATGATACAAATTCAGAGCAAAGGGCAGAAGCATATGGTCTATTAGAAGTAATACAATCTTTTGATTTTATATTTAGCTTACATTTAATGAAAG AAAAAATGATTCGTCTTGCTCAATTTTATCCATGTGACTTTTCATCAACGGAGCTTATGGCACTTAATAATCAACTTGAAACTTATATTATTGATGTGTGTTCTAATGATGAGTTTTCCACAATTAGGGGAATTGGTGGTTTTGCTCAAAAGTTTGTCCAAACAAAGAAGAATTTAGCATATCCACTAGTTTACTTGTTTGTGAAATTGGCATTGATATTACATGTTGCAACTGCAAGTGTTGAAAGGGCATTTTCTACAATGAAAACTGTAAAAATTCGATTGCAGAATTGGATGAGAGATCAATTATTGAATGATTCTTTGATTACATATATTGAGAAAGATGTCTTTGATAGTATTGATAATAAAGCGATTATGCAACGCTTCCAGAAAATGAAAACTCATCGAGAATATCCACTAGTTTACTTGTTTGTGAAATTGGCATTGATATTACATGTTGCAACTGCAAGTGTTGAAAGGGCATTTTCTACAATGAAAATTGTAAAAATTCGATTGCAGAATTGGATGAGAGATCAATTATTGAATGATTCTTTGATTACATATACTGAGAAAGATATCTTTGATAGCATTAATAATAAAGCGATCATGCAACGCTTCCAGAAAATGAAAACTCATCGAGaacaattataa